One genomic segment of Brachionichthys hirsutus isolate HB-005 chromosome 13, CSIRO-AGI_Bhir_v1, whole genome shotgun sequence includes these proteins:
- the plekho1a gene encoding LOW QUALITY PROTEIN: pleckstrin homology domain-containing family O member 1-A (The sequence of the model RefSeq protein was modified relative to this genomic sequence to represent the inferred CDS: substituted 1 base at 1 genomic stop codon), translated as MKKSNQSRRGVQDSTQQTVQQPEKVGWIRKFCGRGIFRELWRNRYVVLRGDQLFVSDKEVRDEWKAQEVFDLADYERSEELRRAKSRSKKNHSRFTLLRRRPPGHAVPNLVFLAVSPEEKESWVNALNVAIIRAKNRALDQVSVKEDSVLVHPTRDRAKIPHGRRLPTRGHLLAVASSSSHGMLTLDLVAEEDGFYPEYDGDSRGSWDNGFQVDKDRGGSFGQVFRSTGVGVRQRADTDVSKLRVSSQETKVKTSSLPRGSERSWGRHAHLETSKVRPYXNQNFSVLQAQPGTPQPGQRLGVPGRSRCASMDGVLSSRPATIRSELRSALQRDLTEEGAGGGASVQPVQPVGRLQSLIAQKMQRAQELLEEMRLQELQKAKAEGERGGGSPYLKGVDSPHLHRLRDSPHSSRSSGSSRSRSSESPRSKAKRSRPKGTDSHSPAARANESPRQKDSPDSAVSPPKLRGRSKEDDSEAPPRGSDSSRVTGCDSVDSPRLGSSKEAPSQSPPSPPGSLESSRPRSPDKHHLRPPPPPLLSEGGAEAASRRAEAERLLEEAVSSWKEAQEVLQEVKELQSQTLRRQRRRTYERMATAAAGSPTTTAGADADDTPTSPTSPEEEESETP; from the exons atgaagaagagcaaCCAGAGCCGACGG GGGGTCCAGGACTCGACTCAGCAGACGGTCCAGCAGCCGGAGAAAGTGGGCTGGATCAGGAAGTTCTGCGGCCGTGGGATCTTCAGGGAGCTGTGGAGGAACCGGTACGTGGTTCTGAGAGGAGACCAACTCTTCGTCTCTGACAAGGAG GTGAGGGACGAGTGGAAGGCGCAGGAAGTGTTCGACCTGGCCGACTACGAGCGCtcagaggagctgaggagagCAAAGAGTCGCAGCAAGAAGAACCACAGTCGCTTCACGCTGCTGCGCCGCAGGCCGCCGGGACACGCC GTCCCCAACCTGGTGTTCCTCGCGGTGAGTCCTGAGGAGAAGGAATCTTGGGTCAACGCCCTCAACGTGGCGATAATCCGGGCCAAGAACCGCGCTTTGGACCAG GTTTCCGTCAAGGAGGACAGTGTCCTGGTTCATCCCACCAGAGACCGGGCAAAGATCCCTCATGGCCGCCGGCTGCCGACCAGAGGACACCTGCTCGCCGTG GCCTCCTCATCGTCCCACGGCATGCTGACCCTTGACCTGGTTGCAGAGGAGGACGGTTTCTATCCGGAATATGACGGCGACTCCCGGGGATCCTGGGACAACGGCTTCCAAGTCGACAAAGACAGGGGGGGGTCCTTTGGACAGGTGTTCAGATCTACGGGGGTCGGAGTTCGCCAACGAGCCGACACCGACGTGTCCAAGCTTCGAGTGTCCTCCCAGGAGACGAAAGTGAAGACCAGCAGTCTGCCTCGGGGAAGCGAGCGGTCCTGGGGAAGACACGCCCACCTGGAGACCAGCAAGGTCCGTCCCTATTAGAACCA GAATTTTTCCGTCCTTCAGGCCCAGCCTGGGACCCCCCAGCCGGGGCAGCGTCTCGGCGTGCCGGGCCGGAGTCGCTGCGCCTCCATGGACGGAGTTCTGTCCTCCAG GCCGGCGACGATTCGCTCTGAATTGCGCTCCGCTCTGCAGCGTGACCTCACCGAGGAgggggcgggaggcggggcttcgGTGCAGCCGGTGCAGCCGGTTGGCCGGCTGCAGAGTCTGATCGCCCAGAAGATGCAGAGAgctcaggagctgctggaggagatgaggcTGCAG GAGCTGCAAAAGGCCAAGGCAGAAGGAGAACGGGGAGGCGGCTCACCTTACCTGAAGGGCGTCGACTCCCCTCACCTGCACCGCCTCAGGGACTCGCCCCACTCCAG CAGGTCGTCTGGATCTTCACGGAGCAGGAGCAGCGAGTCTCCCCGGTCCAAAGCGAAGAGGAGTCGCCCCAAAGGGACCGACTCCCACTCACCTGCCGCGAGAGCCAATGAGAGTCCTCGACAGAAGGACTCGCCCGACTCCGCGGTCAGTCCTCCAAAGCTCAGGGGCCGGTCCAAAGAGGACGACTCTGAAGCCCCCCCGCGCGGGTCCGACTCCTCTCGGGTCACGGGATGCGACTCGGTCGACTCGCCTCGTCTGGGGAGCAGCAAGGAGGCGCCCTCGCAGAGCCCCCCGAGTCCCCCCGGGTCCCTCGAGTCCTCGCGGCCCAGAAGCCCCGACAAACACCACCTGCGCCCCCCTCCGCCGCCCCTGCTGTCGGAGGGGGGCGCGGAGGCGGCGAGCAGGCGTGCCGAGGCCGAGCGCCTCCTGGAGGAGGCCGTGTCGTCGTggaaggaggcgcaggaggtgctgcaggaggtgaaggagctgcagagccagaccctGCGGCGGCAACGCAGGAGGACCTACGAGAGGATGGCGACGGCGGCCGCTGGATCGCCCACGACGACCGCAGGAGCAGATGCAGATGACACACCCACTTCTCCAACatcacctgaggaggaggagtctgagaCGCCTTGA
- the anp32e gene encoding acidic leucine-rich nuclear phosphoprotein 32 family member E isoform X1 has protein sequence MAMKKRITLELRNRSPAEVVELVVDNSRSADGEVDGLTGDFSGLEFLSMVNVGLSSLAKLPPLPRLRKLELSDNSLSGSLETLSERCPNLSYLNLSGVEALLNLKSLQSLDLFNCEITSLEDYRDSVFELLPQVTYLDGFDQDYNEAPDSEDEDEDEDEDGEDEEEDDDEGSEGGQVALGFQPNLGVQEEDEEDEDEDGYTEKEEEEEEEGVAGVQGEKRKRDGDDEEEEGDDDEED, from the exons ATGGCCATGAAGAAGAGGATCACGCTGGAGCTGCGGAACCGGAGCCCGGCGGAA GTCGTGGAGCTCGTGGTCGACAACAGCCGCTCGGCGGACGGCGAGGTCGACGGCCTGACCGGCGACTTCTCCGGGCTCGAGTTCCTCAGCATGGTCAACGTGGGCCTGAGCTCGCTGGCCAAGCTGCCGCCGCTGCCCAGGCTACGCAAG CTGGAGCTGAGCGACAACAGCCTGTCGGGTTCTCTGGAGACGCTGTCAGAACGGTGTCCCAACCTGTCCTACCTGAACCTGAGCGGCGTGGAGGCGCTG CTCAACCTGAAGAGCCTGCAGAGTCTGGACCTGTTCAACTGCGAGATCACGTCCCTGGAGGACTACCGGGACAGCGTCTTCGAGCTGCTGCCCCAGGTCACCTACCTGGACGGCTTCGACCAGGACTACAACGAGGCGCCCGACTccgaggacgaggacgaagacgaaG ACGAGGAcggagaggacgaggaggaggacgacgatgAAGGCTCCGAGGGAGGACAGGTGGCGCTGGGATTTCAACCGAACCTGGGCGTTCAG gaggaagacgaggaagacgaggatgaggatggctatacagagaaggaggaggaggaggaggaag AGGGTGTGGCCGGCGTTcagggagagaagaggaagagagacggggacgatgaggaggaggagggtgatgacgatgaagaggacTAG
- the anp32e gene encoding acidic leucine-rich nuclear phosphoprotein 32 family member E isoform X2 — MAMKKRITLELRNRSPAEVVELVVDNSRSADGEVDGLTGDFSGLEFLSMVNVGLSSLAKLPPLPRLRKLELSDNSLSGSLETLSERCPNLSYLNLSGVEALLNLKSLQSLDLFNCEITSLEDYRDSVFELLPQVTYLDGFDQDYNEAPDSEDEDEDEDEDGEDEEEDDDEGSEGGQVALGFQPNLGVQEEDEEDEDEDGYTEKEEEEEEGVAGVQGEKRKRDGDDEEEEGDDDEED, encoded by the exons ATGGCCATGAAGAAGAGGATCACGCTGGAGCTGCGGAACCGGAGCCCGGCGGAA GTCGTGGAGCTCGTGGTCGACAACAGCCGCTCGGCGGACGGCGAGGTCGACGGCCTGACCGGCGACTTCTCCGGGCTCGAGTTCCTCAGCATGGTCAACGTGGGCCTGAGCTCGCTGGCCAAGCTGCCGCCGCTGCCCAGGCTACGCAAG CTGGAGCTGAGCGACAACAGCCTGTCGGGTTCTCTGGAGACGCTGTCAGAACGGTGTCCCAACCTGTCCTACCTGAACCTGAGCGGCGTGGAGGCGCTG CTCAACCTGAAGAGCCTGCAGAGTCTGGACCTGTTCAACTGCGAGATCACGTCCCTGGAGGACTACCGGGACAGCGTCTTCGAGCTGCTGCCCCAGGTCACCTACCTGGACGGCTTCGACCAGGACTACAACGAGGCGCCCGACTccgaggacgaggacgaagacgaaG ACGAGGAcggagaggacgaggaggaggacgacgatgAAGGCTCCGAGGGAGGACAGGTGGCGCTGGGATTTCAACCGAACCTGGGCGTTCAG gaggaagacgaggaagacgaggatgaggatggctatacagagaaggaggaggaggagga AGAGGGTGTGGCCGGCGTTcagggagagaagaggaagagagacggggacgatgaggaggaggagggtgatgacgatgaagaggacTAG